One window of the Rhodococcus sovatensis genome contains the following:
- a CDS encoding AMP-binding protein gives MVGLNADAVRGPLRRAVATAQNGLEVIRLGGLETEVDPSPFKVVDREPMYRLRRYFADESEGVSKPPVVLVPPMMVSADVYDVTTENGAAGILRDMGLDPWVIDFGSPDTEEGGWSRTLADHVVAISEVVDKVHEHTGRDVHLGGYSQGGMFCYQAAAYRGGRNLASLITFGAPVDTLAALPLGIPAGVATRGAEFLADHVFTRLAVSGWMARTGFQLLDPAKTVRSRLDFLRQLHDREALLPREPQRRFLALDGWVAWSGPAVAELLKQFVVHNRMMTGGFVIKDRLLTLSDLTVPVLAFVGEVDDIGQPLAVRGIRRAAPRAEVYESTLRAGHFGLVVGSTATAQTWPTTGEWIRWREGMGERPTAVHEMRYDEHPDSESGVSVSNRIIHTAASIAEVGVGVGRGLAAAATGAVRGTREISSEAVRTLPRLARLGQMQPHSTVSLGRLIAEQGRKSPTGECFLFDDRVHTYQAVNVRIDNVVKGLIASGVRPSARIGVLMETRPSALAAVAALSRIGAIAVLLPPGGDLDSALAVLDVDTVIADPENLKSATLVAANVLVLGGGDARQLDIPGDSDVIDLEAIDPDSVRLPAWFTPNPGRARELAVVLFTATDRGLEPRFVTNHRWALSAFGTATAAALGAGDTVYCLAPLHHSAGLLVSVGGALAGGSRIALSRGLDPARFSGEVSRYGVTVISYTWAMMQGILDEEHLDLDRSHPVRLFIGSGMPVGLWKRTLERFAPARVLEFYASTENDVILANVGGSKVGSKGRPLPGSARVALAAYDPISGRLEEDDNGFVRMCRDGEVGLLLGRPSSDGEVMSPLMRGVFEPGDSWVPTENLFRRDSDGDYWLVDRKDTVVKTARGPVFTQPIIDALGELPTVQSVVVYGVDIGGDSGVARRLDHADEIAVCGISVRGGNTLPAKTVTDAVAVLLPVQRPDIVHIVDSIPLGRAYRPRASALQKQGIPAPSARAWYYDATSSSYRRLTKAVAAERFGRVDDSAGGSA, from the coding sequence GTGGTTGGACTGAATGCAGACGCGGTCCGCGGACCGTTGCGGCGCGCCGTCGCGACTGCACAGAACGGTCTCGAGGTCATCCGTCTGGGTGGCCTCGAAACCGAGGTCGATCCTTCTCCCTTCAAGGTCGTCGATCGTGAGCCGATGTATCGGTTACGTCGGTACTTTGCCGACGAGAGCGAGGGCGTGTCCAAACCTCCGGTGGTGTTGGTTCCGCCGATGATGGTGTCGGCGGATGTCTACGACGTCACCACCGAGAACGGTGCTGCCGGCATTCTGCGGGACATGGGTCTGGATCCATGGGTGATCGACTTCGGGTCGCCCGACACCGAGGAAGGTGGATGGAGCCGCACGCTCGCCGATCACGTGGTCGCGATCAGCGAAGTCGTCGACAAGGTCCACGAACACACCGGACGCGACGTGCATCTGGGTGGATATTCTCAGGGCGGCATGTTCTGCTACCAGGCGGCCGCATATCGTGGTGGACGAAACCTGGCCAGTCTCATCACATTCGGTGCCCCGGTCGACACACTCGCTGCATTGCCGCTCGGGATTCCCGCCGGTGTCGCAACGCGGGGTGCGGAGTTCCTTGCCGATCACGTGTTCACCAGGCTCGCGGTGTCGGGTTGGATGGCGCGCACCGGTTTCCAGCTGCTCGATCCAGCAAAGACTGTGCGGTCGAGGCTCGATTTCCTCCGACAGTTGCACGACCGGGAAGCTCTCCTTCCTCGTGAACCGCAACGTCGGTTCCTTGCGCTCGACGGGTGGGTCGCATGGTCGGGTCCGGCAGTTGCCGAGTTGCTCAAACAATTCGTGGTGCACAACAGAATGATGACCGGCGGTTTCGTCATCAAGGACCGACTGTTGACGTTGTCCGATCTGACGGTGCCGGTGTTGGCGTTCGTCGGCGAGGTCGACGATATCGGGCAGCCACTCGCGGTTCGCGGAATCCGCCGCGCAGCCCCGCGTGCCGAGGTTTACGAAAGCACTTTGCGCGCAGGGCATTTCGGTCTCGTTGTCGGAAGCACCGCGACGGCGCAGACGTGGCCGACCACCGGCGAGTGGATTCGGTGGCGTGAAGGAATGGGTGAGCGACCTACCGCAGTACACGAGATGAGGTACGACGAGCACCCCGATTCGGAGAGCGGAGTGTCGGTCAGCAATCGAATCATCCACACGGCGGCGTCGATCGCGGAGGTCGGTGTCGGCGTCGGTCGTGGCCTCGCTGCTGCGGCGACGGGTGCGGTTCGCGGAACCCGGGAAATCTCTTCGGAGGCGGTTCGGACTCTGCCTCGTTTGGCGCGCCTCGGCCAGATGCAGCCACACTCGACCGTCTCGCTCGGACGGCTGATCGCTGAACAGGGCCGCAAGTCTCCTACGGGAGAGTGCTTCTTGTTCGACGACCGGGTGCATACGTACCAGGCCGTCAACGTCCGAATCGACAATGTGGTCAAGGGTTTGATTGCTTCGGGGGTAAGGCCGTCCGCTCGTATCGGAGTGCTGATGGAGACGCGGCCGAGCGCACTGGCTGCGGTCGCCGCGCTGTCGCGCATCGGCGCGATCGCGGTGTTGTTGCCCCCGGGCGGCGACCTCGACAGTGCGCTCGCGGTTCTCGATGTCGATACCGTGATCGCCGACCCGGAGAATCTGAAGTCCGCGACCCTCGTTGCCGCGAACGTTCTCGTCCTCGGCGGCGGTGACGCCCGGCAACTCGACATTCCCGGTGACTCGGATGTCATCGACCTCGAGGCGATCGACCCGGATTCGGTTCGACTCCCTGCATGGTTCACGCCGAATCCAGGCCGTGCCCGGGAGTTGGCGGTGGTGCTGTTCACCGCAACGGATCGCGGACTCGAACCTCGCTTCGTCACCAACCACCGGTGGGCGCTTTCGGCCTTCGGCACTGCAACTGCAGCAGCTCTCGGTGCCGGCGACACGGTGTACTGCCTGGCCCCACTTCATCATTCAGCAGGATTGCTCGTCAGCGTCGGTGGTGCACTTGCCGGAGGTTCGCGCATCGCGCTGTCCCGAGGACTCGATCCCGCGCGGTTCTCCGGTGAAGTGTCGCGCTACGGCGTCACGGTCATCAGCTACACGTGGGCAATGATGCAGGGCATCCTCGACGAAGAGCACCTCGATCTCGACCGCAGTCATCCGGTACGTCTGTTCATCGGCTCCGGAATGCCCGTCGGGTTGTGGAAGCGAACTCTTGAAAGGTTCGCTCCTGCACGTGTACTGGAGTTCTACGCATCGACCGAGAACGACGTGATTCTGGCCAACGTCGGCGGTTCGAAAGTCGGATCGAAAGGCCGCCCACTTCCCGGCAGCGCACGAGTTGCGTTGGCTGCGTACGACCCCATCTCCGGCAGGCTCGAAGAAGACGACAACGGTTTCGTGCGGATGTGCAGGGATGGCGAAGTCGGCCTTCTCCTCGGCCGCCCGAGCAGCGATGGCGAGGTCATGAGCCCGCTGATGCGTGGTGTGTTCGAACCGGGCGACTCGTGGGTGCCCACCGAGAATCTGTTCCGTCGGGACTCCGACGGTGATTACTGGCTTGTCGACCGCAAGGACACTGTCGTCAAGACCGCTCGCGGGCCTGTGTTCACGCAGCCGATCATCGATGCTCTCGGCGAACTCCCCACTGTGCAGTCGGTGGTCGTGTACGGAGTGGACATCGGAGGCGATTCCGGTGTGGCTCGGCGGCTCGACCACGCCGACGAGATTGCCGTGTGCGGCATCTCGGTGCGCGGAGGCAACACCTTGCCCGCCAAGACCGTCACCGACGCAGTCGCGGTGCTGCTTCCCGTGCAACGTCCTGACATTGTGCACATCGTCGACAGCATCCCGCTCGGACGCGCTTACCGCCCGCGCGCGTCCGCCCTGCAGAAGCAGGGGATTCCGGCCCCGAGCGCTCGTGCGTGGTACTACGACGCCACATCCAGTTCGTATCGTCGATTGACCAAAGCTGTTGCCGCAGAACGGTTCGGCAGGGTGGACGACAGTGCCGGTGGATCGGCCTGA
- a CDS encoding TetR family transcriptional regulator, which translates to MTEQIRTGRRPGRPGTRETILSVARARFASTGFDKTSVRAVAAEAGVDSALVHHYFGTKRELFVACIALPTDPAVVLRPVLAANTEDLGEALITAVLAVWESEAGDAVVAAFRAMIAGGDTSLLGTFLMHIVLKDIAERVDHPAGSGQLRVNLVASQMSGVLLTRHILKLEPLASTPAEKIVASVAPTLQRYLTGELP; encoded by the coding sequence GTGACCGAACAGATCCGAACCGGACGTAGACCGGGACGCCCCGGCACCCGCGAGACCATCCTGTCTGTCGCGCGAGCCCGTTTTGCGTCGACAGGATTCGACAAGACCTCGGTCCGGGCTGTCGCCGCAGAAGCGGGCGTGGACTCAGCGCTGGTTCACCACTACTTCGGAACCAAACGAGAGTTGTTCGTCGCCTGCATCGCACTACCCACCGATCCAGCGGTCGTGCTCCGCCCGGTGCTTGCAGCTAACACGGAAGACCTGGGCGAGGCACTCATCACAGCTGTGCTGGCAGTGTGGGAGTCCGAGGCCGGAGACGCTGTCGTCGCTGCATTTCGCGCCATGATCGCGGGGGGCGACACCAGCCTGCTCGGGACGTTCCTGATGCACATCGTCCTGAAGGACATCGCCGAACGCGTCGACCACCCTGCCGGGTCCGGCCAACTCCGCGTCAACCTGGTTGCATCCCAGATGTCCGGGGTCCTGCTCACCCGACACATCCTGAAGCTGGAACCACTCGCATCGACACCGGCAGAGAAAATCGTTGCGTCGGTGGCACCGACCCTGCAGCGCTACCTCACCGGCGAACTTCCCTAG
- a CDS encoding TlyA family RNA methyltransferase, which yields MARRARVDAELVRRGLARSREHAVELIDSGRVKIAGTVATKPATAVEPGTPLVVSEEDNEVQWASRGAHKLLGALDVFERGGLSVEGKRCLDAGASTGGFTDVLLSKGAKEVVAVDVGYGQLVWRLQSDERVHVIDRTNVRSIDAETIGGTVEVVVADLSFISLKLVLPAFVACSAPGTDLALMVKPQFEVGKDRVGSGGVVRDPALRVQSVVEVAEAAAELGLSLQDVTASPLPGPSGNVEYFLWLRSHRESGLRTDPDPAVPNDSTDRDVVALVQHAVEEGPQ from the coding sequence ATGGCCCGGCGCGCACGCGTCGACGCCGAACTCGTACGTCGAGGATTGGCCCGTTCACGCGAACATGCTGTCGAGTTGATCGATTCCGGCCGCGTCAAGATTGCCGGCACGGTCGCAACGAAGCCGGCCACTGCGGTGGAACCCGGTACTCCGCTGGTGGTGTCCGAGGAGGACAACGAGGTCCAGTGGGCTTCGCGTGGGGCGCACAAGCTGTTGGGCGCACTCGATGTATTCGAGCGCGGCGGCCTTTCGGTGGAAGGCAAGCGGTGTCTCGACGCAGGAGCGTCCACCGGTGGCTTCACGGACGTTCTGCTCAGCAAAGGTGCGAAGGAAGTGGTGGCCGTCGACGTCGGCTATGGACAGCTGGTGTGGCGGTTGCAGTCCGATGAGCGAGTTCACGTCATCGATCGCACCAATGTGCGTTCGATCGATGCGGAGACGATCGGTGGAACTGTGGAGGTCGTCGTCGCGGACCTGTCGTTCATCTCTCTCAAGTTGGTACTGCCGGCGTTCGTCGCGTGCTCTGCTCCAGGAACCGATTTGGCCCTGATGGTGAAGCCTCAGTTCGAGGTCGGCAAGGACCGCGTGGGCTCGGGCGGGGTCGTCCGGGATCCGGCGCTCCGAGTGCAATCGGTGGTCGAGGTGGCCGAGGCTGCCGCTGAGCTGGGGTTGTCGTTGCAGGATGTGACCGCAAGTCCACTGCCAGGGCCCTCGGGCAACGTCGAGTACTTTTTGTGGCTACGATCTCACCGGGAGTCGGGCCTTCGGACCGACCCCGATCCCGCCGTGCCGAACGATTCCACCGATCGCGATGTGGTGGCGTTGGTGCAGCACGCAGTCGAGGAAGGTCCACAGTGA
- a CDS encoding Trm112 family protein, with amino-acid sequence MAIDKTLLGILACPVDKGPLLLVENELLYNPRLRRAYPIENGIPVLLTDDARDVDDAEHESILARAQS; translated from the coding sequence GTGGCAATCGACAAGACACTCCTCGGCATTCTCGCGTGCCCGGTCGACAAGGGACCACTGCTGCTGGTGGAAAACGAGTTGCTCTACAACCCGCGTCTTCGCCGCGCGTATCCGATCGAGAACGGAATTCCGGTGCTGCTCACCGATGACGCGAGGGATGTCGATGACGCCGAGCACGAGTCGATCCTCGCGCGCGCCCAGTCCTAG
- a CDS encoding DNA-3-methyladenine glycosylase, with the protein MVDVDVDILRAHPTEAARRLVGARIRAGDVVMRIVEVEAYGGPDAGAWPDPAAHSFRGPTPRNSVMFGPAGRLYVYLSYGMHLCVNITCGPDGDAAAVLLRAGEVVEGLDTVRARRGQRPVVAKLASGPGNLGQALGVTLSDNGIDVLDSASSITLFDCADVDAHVDIAEGPRVGVSTAADRPWRFWIRGSAAISSYRRSPRAAPA; encoded by the coding sequence TTGGTGGATGTGGACGTCGACATCCTGAGAGCCCATCCGACAGAGGCTGCTCGGCGTCTGGTCGGCGCTCGGATCCGGGCCGGCGATGTGGTGATGCGGATCGTCGAAGTGGAGGCCTACGGCGGCCCGGATGCTGGTGCATGGCCGGATCCGGCAGCGCACTCTTTTCGCGGTCCGACACCGCGAAACTCGGTGATGTTCGGACCTGCCGGACGGTTGTACGTCTACCTGAGTTACGGGATGCACCTGTGCGTGAACATCACGTGCGGTCCGGACGGTGATGCCGCTGCCGTGCTGCTTCGTGCAGGAGAAGTAGTCGAGGGGCTCGACACCGTCCGAGCGCGGAGGGGACAGCGACCGGTTGTGGCCAAGCTCGCCAGCGGACCTGGAAACCTAGGGCAAGCTCTCGGGGTCACGCTCAGTGACAACGGGATCGATGTCCTCGATTCCGCTTCCTCGATCACGCTGTTCGACTGTGCGGACGTCGACGCGCACGTGGACATCGCCGAAGGTCCGCGAGTCGGCGTGAGCACCGCCGCCGACAGGCCGTGGCGGTTCTGGATCCGAGGCTCTGCGGCGATATCGAGCTACCGGCGGAGCCCACGGGCCGCACCGGCCTGA
- the argH gene encoding argininosuccinate lyase: MSEQHGTNEGSLWGGRFASGPAEAMAALSKSTHFDWVLAPYDIRASMAHARVLNGAGLLTAQDLETMLDGLTRLADDVASGAFVAAESDEDVHGALERGLIDRVGPEVGGRLRAGRSRNDQVATLFRMWLRDAVRRVSAGVLDVVDALATQAAAHPAAVMPGKTHSQAAQPVLLAHHLLAHTHPLLRDVQRFQDFDKRAAVSPYGSGALAGSSLGLSPEKIAAELGFDSSAENSIDATSSRDFAAEASFVLTMTAVDLSRLAEEIVSWSTPEYGYVTLADAWSTGSSIMPQKKNPDVAELTRGKTGRLIGNLTGLLATLKAQPLAYNRDLQEDKEPVFDSVAQLELLLPALAGLVDTLEFHVDRLAELAPAGFTLATDIAEWMVRQGIAFRVAHEAAGACVKVAEARGVGLDELTDEELASIDPSLTPDVREVLTVEGSISSRDSRGGTAAVQVARQLGGVRSSAEAARAWLATGIPAR; the protein is encoded by the coding sequence GTGAGCGAGCAGCACGGAACCAACGAAGGATCGCTCTGGGGTGGTCGCTTCGCGTCCGGTCCCGCCGAGGCGATGGCAGCGCTGAGCAAGTCGACCCACTTCGATTGGGTACTCGCGCCCTACGACATCCGGGCATCCATGGCGCACGCACGCGTCCTCAACGGTGCGGGTCTGCTCACTGCGCAGGACCTCGAGACCATGCTCGACGGTCTCACGCGCCTCGCCGACGACGTCGCGTCCGGCGCGTTCGTCGCGGCCGAATCCGACGAGGATGTGCACGGGGCGCTCGAACGCGGCCTTATCGACCGGGTCGGCCCCGAGGTCGGTGGACGCTTGCGTGCGGGCCGCTCGCGCAACGATCAGGTAGCGACGCTGTTCCGCATGTGGCTGCGCGACGCGGTCCGTCGAGTCTCGGCCGGAGTACTCGACGTCGTCGACGCGTTGGCGACGCAAGCTGCCGCGCACCCGGCAGCAGTCATGCCCGGAAAGACTCACTCGCAGGCAGCACAGCCGGTTCTGCTTGCGCATCACCTGTTGGCACACACTCACCCCCTGCTACGTGATGTGCAGCGGTTCCAGGACTTCGACAAGCGAGCTGCTGTGTCGCCGTACGGTTCCGGAGCGCTGGCCGGTTCCTCACTCGGGCTCAGTCCGGAAAAGATCGCTGCCGAGCTCGGGTTCGATTCCTCCGCGGAGAACTCGATCGATGCCACGTCCTCGCGGGATTTCGCGGCCGAGGCGTCGTTCGTGCTGACGATGACTGCGGTCGACCTGTCGAGGCTTGCCGAGGAGATCGTGTCGTGGAGCACGCCCGAATACGGGTACGTCACCCTCGCCGACGCGTGGTCCACCGGCAGTTCGATCATGCCGCAGAAGAAGAACCCGGACGTCGCAGAACTGACTCGCGGCAAGACAGGGCGCTTGATCGGCAACCTCACAGGTCTGCTCGCGACGCTGAAGGCGCAGCCTTTGGCCTACAACAGGGACCTCCAGGAGGACAAGGAACCGGTCTTCGATTCGGTCGCGCAGCTGGAGTTGCTGTTGCCTGCGCTCGCCGGTCTGGTGGACACTCTCGAGTTCCATGTCGATCGGTTGGCCGAATTGGCTCCGGCGGGTTTCACTCTCGCGACGGACATTGCCGAGTGGATGGTGCGTCAGGGCATTGCGTTCCGAGTCGCGCACGAAGCGGCAGGCGCCTGCGTCAAGGTTGCGGAGGCGCGCGGTGTCGGACTCGACGAACTGACCGACGAGGAACTGGCCTCGATCGACCCGTCGTTGACACCCGACGTCCGCGAGGTGCTGACGGTCGAGGGATCGATTTCGTCCCGAGACTCTCGCGGCGGTACGGCCGCAGTGCAGGTGGCGCGCCAACTCGGCGGCGTGCGGTCCTCCGCGGAGGCTGCACGAGCCTGGCTTGCCACCGGTATTCCGGCACGCTGA
- a CDS encoding HAD-IIA family hydrolase, with protein MSTQASTTLRGHHDVLLLDLDGTVYQGKDPIIGAVDALKQGVEKQYFVTNNASRSPSDVAEHLQELGFETSEEFVVTSAQVAARMLSERVPAGSAVVVVGTDALANEISLVGLQPVRSADGEPAAVVQGHNPATDWGILAEATFAIRTGAVWVATNTDATLPTERGLAPGNGSMVASVRTATGVEPLVAGKPAAPIMQDAIRLSGAERPLVVGDRLDTDIAGATATEIPSLLVLTGVSSALDAVRAVKSERPTHIGFDLDVLNLPAARSVVGQKDGWTGSVTDGVLTLHYAGHDTADTLDGLLVAAATAWQDTAEWTAVRVQGVGTDVLRELLTR; from the coding sequence GTGAGCACACAGGCGTCGACGACTCTTCGTGGACATCACGACGTTCTGCTTCTCGACCTCGACGGAACTGTCTATCAGGGCAAGGATCCGATCATCGGAGCTGTCGATGCCTTGAAGCAGGGCGTCGAAAAGCAGTATTTCGTCACGAACAATGCCAGTCGATCGCCATCCGACGTAGCTGAACATCTGCAGGAGCTCGGCTTCGAGACTTCCGAGGAGTTCGTGGTCACGAGTGCTCAGGTCGCAGCCAGGATGCTCTCCGAACGTGTACCGGCGGGGTCTGCCGTCGTCGTGGTTGGCACCGATGCTTTGGCGAACGAGATCTCGCTCGTCGGCCTGCAGCCGGTACGAAGCGCGGACGGCGAGCCGGCGGCGGTGGTTCAGGGACACAACCCCGCCACGGACTGGGGGATCCTCGCCGAAGCAACGTTCGCGATCAGAACCGGCGCGGTCTGGGTCGCGACCAACACCGACGCCACACTGCCTACCGAACGCGGTTTGGCCCCTGGCAACGGATCGATGGTTGCATCTGTTCGAACCGCGACCGGCGTCGAACCTCTGGTGGCGGGCAAACCGGCGGCGCCGATCATGCAGGACGCGATCCGGCTCAGCGGGGCCGAACGACCGTTGGTCGTCGGCGATCGTCTCGACACCGACATTGCGGGTGCAACAGCCACAGAGATTCCGTCGTTGTTGGTCCTGACTGGTGTCAGTAGTGCGCTCGATGCTGTGCGGGCAGTCAAGTCCGAGCGCCCCACACACATCGGATTCGACCTCGATGTATTGAACCTCCCTGCAGCCAGATCTGTCGTCGGCCAGAAGGACGGTTGGACCGGGTCCGTGACGGACGGAGTACTCACGTTGCACTATGCCGGTCACGACACCGCAGACACACTCGACGGACTTCTCGTAGCAGCGGCGACGGCATGGCAGGACACAGCCGAATGGACGGCCGTTAGGGTTCAGGGCGTCGGCACCGACGTCCTGAGAGAACTGCTTACTCGCTGA
- a CDS encoding ABC transporter ATP-binding protein, with protein sequence MPDRAVVVDSLVVERGGRTVLNNVKLSIPQGTITGLLGPSGCGKTTLMRSIVGTQKVASGTVTVLGSTAGTKELRHKVGYVTQAPSVYRDLTVRDNVRYFAAMYGRGAQSVTSAIEAVGLTEYARSLAGQLSGGQLGRVSLASALVAEPELLVLDEPTVGLDPVLRAELWARFEDIARSGTTLLVSSHVMEEAEHCADLVLMRDGSVLAQLTPDELLKRTGETNLEHAFLTLIRTTQNLENAS encoded by the coding sequence ATGCCTGACCGAGCCGTCGTAGTCGATTCCCTCGTTGTCGAGCGAGGTGGACGCACCGTCCTGAACAACGTGAAACTGTCCATCCCCCAGGGCACCATCACTGGACTTCTCGGCCCCTCTGGGTGCGGCAAAACGACGTTGATGAGATCCATCGTCGGAACACAGAAAGTGGCGTCGGGGACCGTGACGGTACTGGGGTCGACGGCAGGTACGAAAGAACTGCGACACAAAGTCGGCTACGTGACTCAGGCCCCGAGCGTGTACCGCGACCTCACCGTCCGCGACAACGTCAGATATTTCGCCGCTATGTACGGCCGCGGCGCACAATCGGTGACCTCCGCTATCGAGGCCGTCGGCCTTACGGAATACGCGCGCTCGCTCGCCGGCCAACTATCGGGCGGACAGCTGGGACGCGTGTCCTTGGCCAGTGCCCTCGTCGCCGAACCCGAGCTACTTGTACTGGACGAACCGACAGTCGGGCTCGACCCCGTGCTCAGAGCCGAACTATGGGCGCGTTTCGAGGACATCGCCCGCAGCGGCACCACACTTCTGGTGTCGAGCCACGTCATGGAAGAGGCCGAGCACTGCGCGGACCTGGTCCTCATGCGCGACGGTTCCGTGCTGGCCCAGCTCACTCCCGACGAACTGTTGAAGCGCACCGGAGAAACAAATCTCGAACATGCATTCCTCACGCTCATTCGAACCACGCAGAATTTGGAGAACGCGTCATGA
- the tyrS gene encoding tyrosine--tRNA ligase, whose product MSKNIIDELTWRGLIAQSTDVDAMKKATSDGPITLYAGFDPTGPSLHAGHLVPLLALKRFQRAGHRPIVMAGGATGLIGDPRDVGERVMNSAETVSDWADRIRGQLERFVEFDDSPTGAIVENNLNWTGELTAIDFLRDIGKHFSINVMLARDTVKTRLEADGMSYTEFSYMLLQANDFVQLRRTYGCTMQIGGSDQWGNIVAGVELNRRTDAESVHGLTVPLVTSADGKKFGKSTGGGSLWLDPEMTSPYAWYQYFVNTGDADVVKYLRWFTFLEQDELAELDEATRERPHGREAQKRLAAEMTTLVHGEANTRAVELASQALFGRAELSDLDELTLAAALSETSVAELSVGEPSTIVDLLVATGLSESKSAARRAVKEGGASVNNQKIADEEWTPSPEDLLHGRWLVVRRGKRNFAGVRMN is encoded by the coding sequence GTGAGCAAGAACATCATCGACGAACTGACCTGGCGCGGATTGATCGCGCAGTCCACCGACGTGGACGCCATGAAGAAGGCGACGTCCGACGGCCCGATCACTCTCTATGCGGGTTTCGACCCGACCGGACCGAGCCTTCATGCAGGTCATCTCGTTCCGCTGTTGGCGCTCAAGAGATTTCAACGAGCAGGTCACCGGCCGATCGTGATGGCGGGCGGAGCCACGGGGCTCATCGGTGATCCGCGTGACGTGGGGGAGCGGGTCATGAACTCCGCCGAGACCGTCTCCGACTGGGCCGATCGCATTCGCGGCCAGCTCGAGCGCTTCGTCGAGTTCGACGACAGTCCGACCGGCGCGATCGTGGAAAACAACCTGAACTGGACGGGTGAACTGACGGCGATCGACTTCCTCCGGGATATTGGCAAGCACTTCTCGATCAATGTCATGTTGGCCCGCGACACGGTGAAGACGCGTCTCGAAGCAGACGGTATGTCGTACACCGAGTTCAGCTACATGCTTCTGCAGGCCAATGACTTCGTTCAGCTTCGGCGGACCTACGGGTGCACCATGCAGATCGGTGGATCCGATCAATGGGGCAACATCGTCGCGGGTGTGGAACTGAACCGGCGCACGGATGCCGAATCGGTGCACGGGCTGACCGTCCCGCTGGTGACCTCGGCCGACGGCAAGAAGTTCGGTAAGTCGACCGGTGGCGGAAGCCTGTGGCTGGATCCGGAAATGACTAGCCCGTACGCCTGGTACCAGTACTTCGTGAACACCGGCGACGCGGACGTCGTGAAGTACCTGCGGTGGTTCACGTTCCTCGAGCAGGATGAACTTGCCGAGCTCGACGAGGCCACGCGCGAGCGTCCACATGGCAGGGAAGCGCAGAAGCGTCTTGCCGCCGAGATGACGACGCTCGTGCATGGCGAGGCGAACACCCGGGCGGTGGAGCTGGCTAGTCAGGCGTTGTTCGGGCGCGCGGAGCTCAGTGACCTCGACGAGCTGACGCTCGCGGCGGCATTGAGCGAGACCTCGGTCGCGGAGCTGTCAGTCGGGGAGCCGTCGACCATCGTCGATCTGCTTGTCGCGACCGGGTTGTCGGAGAGCAAGAGTGCCGCTCGCCGTGCGGTGAAGGAAGGTGGCGCGTCGGTCAACAACCAGAAGATCGCCGACGAAGAGTGGACTCCGTCGCCCGAAGACTTGCTGCACGGTCGATGGCTCGTCGTGCGACGCGGAAAACGTAACTTCGCGGGCGTTCGCATGAACTGA
- a CDS encoding ABC transporter permease, whose amino-acid sequence MTMQIYAAGTGRILRQLREDQRTVAMILLVPSLLMVLLYFLYQNYPTAPGSPPLFDRIAITMLGILPFVVMFLITSIAMQRERSSGTLERLLTTPMSKLDLLASYASAFSIAAVLQGVLACGVAFGLLGLSTAGSIGWVIVVAVLNAVLGVAIGLLCSAFARTEFQAVQFMPVVVVPQLFLCGLLVPRDQMPDWLHAISNVLPLSYAVDALQQISSNPEFTARMGLDIGVVLGFTVVALCAAAATLRRRTP is encoded by the coding sequence ATGACCATGCAGATCTATGCTGCGGGCACCGGACGAATCCTCCGTCAGCTACGGGAAGATCAACGGACCGTCGCGATGATTCTTCTCGTCCCATCCCTGCTGATGGTGCTTCTCTATTTCCTCTACCAGAACTACCCGACGGCACCGGGTAGTCCGCCCCTGTTCGATCGAATCGCCATCACCATGCTGGGCATCCTGCCGTTCGTGGTGATGTTCCTGATCACGTCGATAGCCATGCAGCGGGAGCGAAGCTCGGGGACCCTCGAACGTCTGCTGACGACACCCATGTCCAAACTGGACCTCCTGGCGAGCTACGCGTCGGCCTTCTCGATAGCTGCAGTGCTACAGGGGGTCCTCGCGTGCGGTGTCGCGTTCGGCCTACTCGGTTTGTCCACAGCCGGTTCGATCGGATGGGTCATCGTCGTTGCCGTGCTGAATGCGGTTCTCGGCGTGGCAATCGGGCTGCTGTGCAGTGCGTTCGCCCGCACCGAATTCCAAGCCGTTCAGTTCATGCCCGTCGTCGTCGTGCCCCAGCTGTTTCTATGCGGACTGCTCGTTCCCCGCGACCAAATGCCCGACTGGTTGCACGCGATCAGCAACGTACTCCCCCTGAGCTACGCGGTAGATGCACTGCAGCAGATCTCCTCGAACCCCGAGTTCACGGCCCGGATGGGCCTCGACATCGGGGTCGTACTCGGATTCACCGTCGTCGCGCTGTGCGCAGCGGCCGCAACACTGCGACGCCGCACACCGTGA